The DNA sequence aaattcaaagaGTTCCATAGTTACTCTGttattttgttgaaaacaaacaaaaatgcaacGAACAACATAACTTTATCTGAACAGCAGCCACGGTGGAAATTAAGAGATACTGGTAGCCTACGCAATTTGGcaaaaagtatgtggacactaATTCTAATTTAAGATCCCATGACAGGGGCACTTAACAGGGTAACTGTGGTGATGACTgagtattacaaaaaaaaaagactaaaaatggaaaaaaacatcagaaaccatACAGCAACCCCAACTTTCGGCTCATGCAGTCAAATCAAACTGCCCTTCTCCACGCGACCTATGGTCCATTGTGTTACACATTTGATTCTAAGGAACTAATGAGACCgtttcatgggacctttaaaaagggaaatgttaATTCTACAGCATCACATAATGTTCAACAACCACATACAGTTACAGTAATATTCTAGTATTCCACATACGTTTGGCCATGTACTCACTTGAATGTGCTTTAAGTGTACTGTGGGATCATCACCATGCACCCGACATGAAGTCACTCTGATCagggcaaaaaaaactaaaaactaaaagatcACAACATTGGTGGTAAGAAGCTGAGGCGAATCACTGAGTTTTACCTCTGAAGCTCTGTCGTTAGAGTCTCTGGCGAGGTACTCCACCAGGCCACAGGAGGGTATGCTGGTGTTCTGGGCAATCCAGGTGTTGAGGTACACCACCCCCAGCACCTTCTTCATGTTTTCTCTCATTATGTGGGTCTCTACAGCATTGATCCAAGCCTGCACCTCCTCCATCTGCTCCTCCTgattctcctccttcttcttctttactcCGCCAGGCTCGCCTTCCTCTAGCGCGCCCTCTTCTCTGTCCTTtccgtcctcctcttcctcgtcccTCACAAACACCTTGTTCTCCGTGTGCGTGGGTTTCCAGCGGTGATCTGTCGGAGGCGTCTGTAGTGACTGGTGAAGTATTCGCACCAGAAAGAGCTTCAAACGCCACAAGTAGGGCGAGTCTACCTCCTGGATCTTTTGATCCAGTTCTTCCAGCAGTGACGCAGGGATGCActtctttttcaaaattgaCCACCTCACAAGATCGAGCAGGTCCGCCGTTTTGTACAAGTTCTGTGCGGGGGACTTGAGCAGCAACGCAGCGGCCATTTCCGACGTTTTCAAGGTCACAAAGTGAACCTGGTAGGTCCTGTTGACTGGATGATGGCCGCCAACCATACCTTGTGTGCTCGCGAGCGCAATATACGCTCCGTTGTGGCTCACCGTGATCCCGTGTATCCTCCTCCCTGTTAGGGTTTCAGGTCGCAACATGTCCTCTTGATTGAAAATCAAAGTGTTCTCTGTGAACGTTGGCGTCAGCTTCTTTATCCACCCGTCTAAAGAACACGTGTACACTGCAACGCCATGTTGACTGATCGCCAGCGAGACCACAGGGAGCGAGTGCAGCCCGGCCACGTGGGAGTTGTGTACGTTAAGTCCGGCCGGCGAGATCATGAGCAAACACCAAAAGACGTAGCAGCCTCGAGAGGCCACGATGAGACTGCAGCTGGATTTTTGGATCGGGTGGATCATCGGGACACATTTGAGGTTCTCAACGGCGATCTCGTCGCACTCCTTCCAGAGGATGACGGGGTGTCGGAGGGTGAAGTAGCCCTTTACTCCCGACAGGCTGACTGGCATGATCTTGACGGGTCCCACCTCGCTGCCGACGATCAGGCCGCTCATCCGGCGATCTGTGCTTTCATACTCCCACCACGCCAAGTCACTGGGGCGGGTCACACCGGACTCCACAATGTCATAAAACGTGACATCTGACACACTtaaaaaaggcaacacaaaCTTCCACAAAACTAGGTCACCGTTCTCCATTAATACGGCCAGGAGCACCATCTCCATTTCTTTGCACGTGTTGTCCGGCTGAACCTGTTTGGTGGTGTAAACGCTCGACCACTCCATTCTCAGAGGAGTCTGCATTCGGAAGCGCCGCTGCAGCTCGTCGAAGTCCTGCAGGTTTGCCTCCGGAGGCTTGTTGTCTTTCTTGGAGTAGCCTCTCTCCTTTAGCCTCTCGCTGTACTTTTTGGTGAGATCGACTAGCATGTTCCACTCAAGACGCTTGAGGCTGTTATGAATGGTGAGTCTGTGGTCAAGTGTTAGGCAAGCGAGCAGACAGCGCCCGCTTGAGTCACAACCTAACGGAGACCAACTGGCATATTGTATTCCTTTGTGCAGTCCTATCGAGGGGTTCATGTCTTTGTCGGCAAGAAAAACTTGCCTTATTGTGGGGTCCGGATGTGTTGAGAACTTCTCCCTCGCTTTAGCTAGCTCTGCTGCCGGTCCCACctttaaacacaaaagaaagcaaTATTTAAGATCAGTTCAGGTCATTTcagcatacatacagtacacacttaaaagtgactatatgtaactttttaatgtttctgaaactttaATTTTCCATCTATTGATCCTAAATGACCTccaacagcaaacaagacttaCAGTGAAAAGAAAGCTAATTTCAGGTCGTTTTTACTACTGCCTCCGCCCGGGTTAGATTTTTCCCACAAAGTGGTACGGCAGGTACACGCCAATAGTAAAGCACACAAAGTCTACGCAGGATAAGCCTGTGTTATTGTATC is a window from the Etheostoma cragini isolate CJK2018 chromosome 16, CSU_Ecrag_1.0, whole genome shotgun sequence genome containing:
- the gtf3c4 gene encoding general transcription factor 3C polypeptide 4; translated protein: MAAASPSDSALSLPRNVVIKTEPECEDDLLISPADVPVMRDPVVPLLAPVSGLQPLAWSQDHRLAVCTSSSMSLLELVCDVHSNKQDLTLHRTSIPVPTEALKLRVGPAAELAKAREKFSTHPDPTIRQVFLADKDMNPSIGLHKGIQYASWSPLGCDSSGRCLLACLTLDHRLTIHNSLKRLEWNMLVDLTKKYSERLKERGYSKKDNKPPEANLQDFDELQRRFRMQTPLRMEWSSVYTTKQVQPDNTCKEMEMVLLAVLMENGDLVLWKFVLPFLSVSDVTFYDIVESGVTRPSDLAWWEYESTDRRMSGLIVGSEVGPVKIMPVSLSGVKGYFTLRHPVILWKECDEIAVENLKCVPMIHPIQKSSCSLIVASRGCYVFWCLLMISPAGLNVHNSHVAGLHSLPVVSLAISQHGVAVYTCSLDGWIKKLTPTFTENTLIFNQEDMLRPETLTGRRIHGITVSHNGAYIALASTQGMVGGHHPVNRTYQVHFVTLKTSEMAAALLLKSPAQNLYKTADLLDLVRWSILKKKCIPASLLEELDQKIQEVDSPYLWRLKLFLVRILHQSLQTPPTDHRWKPTHTENKVFVRDEEEEDGKDREEGALEEGEPGGVKKKKEENQEEQMEEVQAWINAVETHIMRENMKKVLGVVYLNTWIAQNTSIPSCGLVEYLARDSNDRASEVLIGHIKKKMNKQSFSERCSLCQAVLPFSDHRQAICENGHMWLRCVLSYQACQTLTFKRCLLLDSIARLPEPEDPEWIRKILQAPCTLCDSPMI